Genomic window (Magnolia sinica isolate HGM2019 chromosome 10, MsV1, whole genome shotgun sequence):
aaaatttctggctcctgcgtatcaagcatcttACTctacagagtatcaaataacaacCTCCCATCCAAAACCCCatctctctccatctttctctCAGAAAATGCTTTTCCAAGGCAtcatctcttcctctctccctctcaaatCCCCCTTCTCTCCCAAACGCCTCTCAATCTCATCGAAATTCTCCATCTCAGACTCCGACCTCGCCTCCCGCGGATTCAATCTCCACCGTTCCTTCTCTTCCCTCAACCTCGACGATCTCAACACCGTCTTCGTTCGTGTCGGGTTCCCCCGCAGGGACCCGGCCAAGATCCTCACCGCCCTCCAACACACGCCCTCTCTTCTCTGGATCGAGCACTCCAAGACACAGAAGCCTGTTGCATTCGCACGCGCGACGGGCGACGGCGTATTCAACGCGATCATCTGGGACGTCGTGGTGGACCCCTCCTACCAAGGGTTCGGATTGGGGAAGGCCGTGATGGAGAGGCTCGTCGACCAGCTGCGAGAGATGGGAATCCCAAACATCGCACTGTACGCGGAGCCAAAGGTAGTGGGCTTCTATAGGGCGCTTGGGTTTGCTGCGGATCCCGACGGAATTCGAGGGATGGTGTATTCTAGAAAGCAGCAGAAGAAGAGCAAATGATTTATACGACGCGTTGTACTGTAGGCTTACGGTACagctaattgattttaatttttttgaaatgtatttttatttgagataggctccagtgctcctagttgcatttgttacttggacagtccaatcgatcgatctgaaccgtctattaatTCCAGAACATATAGTATGggccaccatgcaaaaatcacactgatcggatgatccaatccacCCCTGATTTGTCCTTattttgtagccatcctttttccgagccatggatggcatggttaggattgcctgacAAAAGTgactctttagaatcataagcaatctatgatgggCTCCagtaaatagatggatcaaaatattgattggacctatgtttgtgtaaatgatctggaccgtccaaaataaaatataaagttCAGATAGGTATACCTGTCAGATTATTAAGATATTTAAATGGTGGCCCATAAAATCTGTGGCGGACCTAATGTACGGCCTAGATTAAGCGATTGGGTTGTCTAAGTGTCCCAATACAACTTGGActactataagttatagtgctctgagagcactggagcatttctcattttaattaatttattattagTAAATACTGATTTGGGTCGAGTAAAGATTAGGTAGTATGTACCATCCATCCATGCTCATGCACGTAATTGCTATGTAAGTATCATGTCTATacttcaatccagaccgtccagatggtgaggcccattgtgtatcATGCATAACCCTAGAAGTGCACCGAATGGATGATCATAACTGCCTGATTAGCTGCCATTGTGTGGATGGATGGAAACCCAAATTCATCATACGAGTGATCGTTAATCAGTGGCTAGAATTGCTTGATgaatctgatttatttttttggatggATGCCACGATTTTGCAGCTCTAGGGTGATGTGCATTTATGGTTGTGTGCCACGTGTCTATGCATCCGCATGGAGGGAGAAGCGGATTGGTTGATGGCCCAGCACCATCCAGCTAGGTAGTGttgggcactgtggggcccactgtgatgtatccacactgtccatccgttttgccagctcattttagggccacaAGTAAGATAGTGAGTGCTCCAAACTAAGTAAATTTTGGATTGTGATGCTCTagtttagacggtctggatttcggTACAACTACGTCATGTGTACCGTTAAATAGTCATCACCACTAcactcagatccatagctcaactggcagactgagtgaagatacctcgtttcaacacttgggcctgtttggccggctggattagatggtctaaggtgggatggaattgcatctggtcccgtgccaattccaccccatgtttgggaagagtggagaAGCTTGGAATTTGGCTGGATGGAATTGTATCggtcccgtgctaatatcactcaatgttagcaagttgtgtaggtcccaccatgatgtgtgggctatatccacaccgtccacccattttttgagatcattttagagcatgagccaaaaatccaggtagatctaaagctcaagtggaccccaccatagaaagcaatggggattgaatatttactgttgaaaacttctttggggccacataagttttggatctgcctcatttttaggcccatgctatagaatgaagttacaaaacaaatgaacagtttagatataactaatgtgtgttattgtcaatagtttcaaatgatggtgggtatatcatTTCAATGTACCACTATATTACCAACTAAaaagggaattaagcttatcccacggtaacagggaacagtccctgccatgggtaataatgatgttttttgaatcccatcccacctaagaccgtgggatcggtccggccaaacaggcccttgaggtcttggtatcgatccctagtgggggtggctaacatggagtgtgcgtactgacatgggtgtactaacaagcaaacctttaaaaaaaaaaaaaaaattttaaaaggaaaGGTCATCACCACTTTTTATATGGTGTTAAACTATCACTGGAGTTTTGGACATCAATGTCTAATCATAGTTAATTGCACGTTTACAGGAGAGAATAGCCCCTTGTATCATTACAGCCCGCACCAGTCGAGTTAGCTAGGTCAGCTCGCTCACCTTGAAATTGGATTCGAAATGAGTCAGGTTTTTTCGAGCTCGATAAAATTTCTAGCCAAGTTTAAGTTTGATCAAGCTTGATTCGgcttggatcgaacctcaactcgaatcaacttggtgactcaattattttgatattgacactACTCgcggagtgtttgatgaaatgactcaacaaagtgttgttttgAGTGTATACATTCTCTGTTGGATTGAGGTGGTAAGGAAagaatggatacgaaacaaattactacaaaatatttaaaaaaataaataaataatttacattataaaattatcCTCATATCTACATTTTGATGCTGCCagtcgagtgtttgatgaaataccagtAAATTGTTGTACTGTTTTGCATTAcgtgagaaattgaaaatgcactTGATGTGTTTAGAAAAATGTCGCACAagttcgaactcggctcaaagtgGGCCA
Coding sequences:
- the LOC131258005 gene encoding GCN5-related N-acetyltransferase 1, chloroplastic — protein: MLFQGIISSSLPLKSPFSPKRLSISSKFSISDSDLASRGFNLHRSFSSLNLDDLNTVFVRVGFPRRDPAKILTALQHTPSLLWIEHSKTQKPVAFARATGDGVFNAIIWDVVVDPSYQGFGLGKAVMERLVDQLREMGIPNIALYAEPKVVGFYRALGFAADPDGIRGMVYSRKQQKKSK